Sequence from the uncultured Draconibacterium sp. genome:
TCGAATTGTCTTTCCATAATTCCTTAAACAAAGTCTTTTAACAAACACAAATAAGCATCCTCGAGATTTGGCAATACATTAACCGCATCGGGTGAGGGCTTTTCTTTCGCCAAACAACGCATCTTAATATTTTCGCCATCGCGCATGTGGTGAACAATCATTTGTTTATTGGCCATATTATCAAATTCCTTAGCCGGAACCGAGAACTGCCAAACAAAATTATTACCCATATTCACCATATCGTTTGGTGTTCCGAAATATTTCAGGTTACCACGGTTAATTACCGCCACCTGGTTACACGAGCTTGAAATATCCTCGATGATATGTGTCGAGAAAATTACAATCCGCTCGCGGCTCAGCTCTACCAGCAAATTACGGAAACGAATACGTTCGCGTGGGTCGAGACCGGCGGTAGGTTCGTCAACCACCAAAATACGTGGCAGGTTCAGCAGAATTTGTGCAATACCAATACGTTGTTTCATACCCCCTGAGAATGCCCCGATTTTGTCTGTGCGGCGTTCCCACATATGAACACTTTTTAATACATATTCCAAGCGGTCTTCGCGTGTTTTGGTATCTTTTATACCTTTCAGAATGGCCTGATAATCCAGGAATTCCCATGCCGACATATTTTCGTAAGTACCAAAAGCCTGTGGTAAATAACCGATCAATCCCTGCAATTCCTCACGGTATTTTTGGGTATCCATTCCGTTTATCCAGATCTTTCCGTAACTCTGCTCGAGCACACCGGTTATAATCCGCATCATGGTTGATTTACCCGCACCGTTCGGTCCAAGTAACCCAAACATACCTGTTTTAATCTCCAGCGAAACACCGTTCAATGCACGGAAAGGTTTTTTGCGTTTTCCGATAACCGGAATTTGGCGAACCATGTTAAAGTATCCGCGGCGCAGGCCACCAAAACGACCTTCGATACGCGCAATATTTACGTCTTTATTGTGAATGTATTCTGCAGTAGCGTAGAAAACCAGCAAAATATACCAGATTATTGCAATGAAAATCACCATGCCCAGGTTGTCCCAGTCTTTGTAGAAATAGAGCAGGAAAACAAGCGGCACAATCCATAACAGAATGTTATAAATCCACTTATTCAGTTTAAGGTAAAAAGCTTTTCCTGTTGCTTCATGTTTATTGATCAGCACCTGGTTTAGCGGCACCCTTAATAAGAAAAGGAAGAAGAAAACGCCATGCGATAATACCCACATCCAGATATGGCTATCGATGTAGAAGAAAGTGAAATAAGCCACAAAAATAAACAGTGGTATTTGCCATACCAAATCTGAAAAATCGCGTAGATGTTTATAGTCTTTTGTCAGCCCGGCACGTTCGCGAATTCTTAAGCCCGATTTCCACTCGCGTACAAATCGCGAATCGCGGTCGTAAATTTTCACCAGCCTTCTTACTTTTATTCTTATCGGTTCGTTTTCATCCACAACTTTCTCGCTGGCCTGTCGCAAACTGGTCATTGTAAAGGCTACAACACCCGGCACCAAAACAACCAGGAGAATAAAATCGAGCAGTTGCCAAACAAAGCTATCCACTTTCAGATAGACAAGAACAGCTCCGAGGATAAACACTGTCAACATACCTAGTTTTAAGCCCAGATGTAACGACTTAATCCAGTCGAGGGCATTTTCCATTCCGGCGTATAACGTGGGAATGAAAACCAATGTAAGCAGTGTACTTAACGCCAAACCGCCAATTACAGTAATGGCAAACGGTGCACCAATGGCTCCAACGTATTCGGCCTGTCCCATTGCCAGCGGGAATAAGGCTACAATAGTAGTAATGGCTGTAATTAATATCGGGCGAACACGCGAAAGTCCTGCGGCCATTAAGGCACGCGATTTCCGATAGCCCCGCTTTCGGAGAATGTTGGTATAATCAATCAGAATAATTCCGTTGTTCACCACCACCCCAATCAGGATAATAAAGCCCATTAAAGTGTTGGCATTAAACAGGCTGTTTCCCGTAAATATTAGTGCCAGGAATGATCCAATAGCAGCCAGAGGGATAGAGAAAATCAGCACAAACGGTGTTGATACCGATTCGAAAACCGATGCCAGAATCATTAAAATAAGAATGAATGCAGCCGCAATCAGAAACTTAAATTCGGCATACTGGTCCTCTTCATGTATAACTTCCACAGCAACTCCCGAAGGCAATTTGTAAGCACCAATAATATCGTCAATTTCGAGTCGGTATGCTTCCAGCAAATCTTTCGAGTCGCTGGCTTCGTCAACAAAACTGTAGGTTAATTCAATCTGCTTTTCCTGGTTTACGCGGGTAATCCGGGCCATTCCTTCGGCATATACCAAATCGGCCAGTTCGTCCATATCGTAAGTAGCGCCCTGGTTATTGCTTACCTGCAAACGACGAAGATCTTCAATACCTTTTGTATTATCCTCTTCTTCAACTCCATCGGGTAATTTCTCTTTGATTACAATTTCGTATTCTTCCGTTCCCTGCTTAAAATTCACTCCCGAGGTAAACTGGCTTGTAAATGTTCCCAGCTCCGAAGTTATATTCTGAAGCGAAATTCCGTACTCGGTTAGCAACATCTGGTTGAAATACATGTGTACTTCGGGTCGGTTGTTCGACACACTAATGTTTGCCCGACGAATCGTTTCAAGGTCTTCGATGTAGTAAAGTAAGTCTTCGGCCACACCTTTCATCACCTCAAAGTTTTCGCCTTTTATAACCACACGTTCCTGGTCCGAGCCAATTCCCATAAATTGCTGAAATCCCTGGGTGCCTGAACGACCACCGCCGCCACCGCCACCGCGGAAACGTGCACTCGAAGTAGGTGCTTCAAGGCCAATTTCTCCCTGCGAAATATTACGAATACGATCTTCAACATCTTTTTTGATTTCCGCAATGGTACGGTCATTAATATCTTTGTAATCTTCGCGAAGAATGAAGGTCAGAATAGCTTCTTCTGCCTCGATATTGGCCGACAGATCCTGCCTTTCAGCAATGTCTTCGAGTCGGCTTTCCACATCGGCAACTACTTTGTCGGTTGCTTCCAGTGTTGTACCGGTTGGCATGGTAACGTAAATATTGAATTGTTCCTCTTCAACCTCCTGCAGGTTGGTAACACTAATAGCCAACACAATAAATACGGTTAAGAAGAAGAACACCAACGCTCCAATAATAGTACGCGCAGGAACACGCATACTGGCTTTTAGCAACAGAATATAAATTTGGATAATGCGGTTATTCGTGGTTACTTTTTCGTAAAAAACATTGTGCTGACGTTTTTTACGCAACAGCAAGTGAGCTGCCATAGGAATTAACAGCAAAGCCACAAATAACGAAACAATAAGCGTAGAAATAATGGAAACCCCTACGTGGTTACCCAGCAGTTTTACCATGTAATCGGTAGAAAAAACAAAGGGCAAGAATACGGTTACAGTAGTAAGTGTTGCCGCTACAATCGAACGCCAAACCTCTTTTGTTCCCTGCGTAACCGATTGCTCGGGGCTCATTTTATTCCCCGAGAGCCGGTATATATTTTCGAGCACCACAATACTATTGTCGAGCAGCATACCAATGGCCAATACAAGACCAACCAGTGTTAAACTGTTCAGCGAAATATTGAAAGCATAAAACAGGTTGAATGCGGTAAATACAGAAATTGGAATGGCCAGTGCAATAAATGAAACAATGCGCAGATTTTTCAGGAACATCCAAAGTACAAAAATGGCCAGTAAACCTCCAACCAGCGCCAGATCGATAATCTGATCGATGTTTTTCTCCATGGTATCGGCCAGGTTGGTTTGAACCACGATTTGTACATCTTTGGCAGCCAATTTTCTGTTCAATTCCGCAATCTCTTCCTGTACATTGTGCGACAGTTCGATAAGGTTGGCCTGAGAATCGCTAACCAGGCTCATCGACACCGCATCCAATCCGTTTATACGACTGATCGATGTTTCTTCTTTAACACCAAAAAATACATTGGCTACATCTTTTAAATAAATCGGGCCATCGGCCACCACAATATTTTCGATGTCAGATACTTTATCGTATTCGGCAGTAACATGCACAAAATATTGCTTCTGTGCATCGTGCAGATAACCGGTAAATGTTCGGTTGGTAGAATTGCCGGAAATAGCACTCTGAATTTGTGCCGGTGTAATACCGTAGGCCTCACAGGCACCTGCATCGTAGGTAACTTCAATCGAACGTTCTTTACCACCGAAAACCGATACAGAAGCCACACCGTCGATATTTTCCATTTGGGAGGTAACCTCCTGGTCGACGATATTACGCACACGATCAACTCCACCGCTGCCACGAATCTGCAGCTCCATAAACTGGTTTGAAAGCTGGTCGAGATCAACACGGTTAACCGTTACAATAAAGTTATCATCGAGTTCGCCGGCTATCAGATCAATCTTCTCCTGCAATTTCAGGAAAGTGTATTTAAAGTTGACGTTCTGTTTAAAATTTACCTGTATGGAGGCCGAGCGGTTATTGATAGACGACTCCATATCTTCAATGCCTTCCATTGTCCCGATCGCTCCTTCAACCGGAATAACGGCCTGGTTTTCCAGATAGGTCGGATCCACTTCAATCCGCGACTGGATCTGAACATACAGCATCGGGAGCTCGGCATTTGGCATGAGTTCCACCGGCAACTGTTTGTAAGAGATATAACCCAACATGGTTAATCCCAAAAACAGCATACTGATGAATATTTTTCTGTTAATAATGAATTTCATTTTTTCTTTTTTTGGAACGCTGATGACACTGATTTTACAGATTATCGCAGAATTTAATTTGTGAATACTTTTCTTTTCACTTGCGGTTTTTTACCAAAGTTTAATAATAATCCTACTTCAATATCAGTCGCTTTTAAATAATTTATCAGTTGGAACTCATGTGCTTCTGTCACATTTTCGGTTGCTTTTAACTCAAGAATCACGACATCCTCAACAATAATATCTGCATAATATTCTCCAACCACATCTCCCTGATAACTTACTTTTATTGGTTTCTGCGATTCAACTTTCAACTCCTCATTTTGCAATTCTATTAAAAGTGCATTGTGATAAACCTTTTCCAGAAAACCATATCCCAATTCAGTGTAAACCTTGTAGAAGCATTTAATTATTGCTTCGGTTAAATCAGAATATTTGTAATCTATTTGCATCTATCAGCGAGTTTCAGTTAAATCAACGTCATCTGTGTTCTAATTCTCTTTCACAAAAACACTCCTCACCCTATCCAAAACATCGTAAACACAAGGTATTACAATAAGTGTAAGCAAGGTTGATGTTACCAAACCGCCAACCACTGCCAGCGCCATTGGCGAACGCAGCGATGCACTTTCTCCAAACCCAACGGTAAGTGGTAACAGGGCTAATATGGTTGTTAAACTGGTCATAACAATTGGCCGAATACGTTGCTGCCCGGCTTGCAGAATAGCTTGTTTTCGTTCTACTCCCTCGCGGATAAGCTGGTTGATCCTGTCGACCAGAATTATCGAGTCGTTAACTGCAATACCAACCAACATAATCACCCCAATAATGGCCATAATGTTGAATGTTTTTCCGAGAATAAAGAAGACCAGAACACTACCCACCACAGCCAGCGGAATAGTCAGCAGAATGGTAAACGGATGAATGAGCGACTCGAACTGAGAAGCCAGCACCATGTATACCAACACAATAGAAAGCAACAATGCAAAAGTTAGGTTGGTTAATGACTCCTGACGTTTTTCTTCTTCTCCGGTTACCATAATACGATAATCGGGCAATAAATCAATGCTTGCTGTTTGCAATCGAATATCATTTGCCACGTGATCCAACGGAATACCGTCTTCCAGCTGAGCAGTAACTTTTCCTATGCGGTTTTGATTCCTTCTGAAAATTTCTTTAGGCGATACGCCATAACTGATATCGGCAATTTCGCTTAAACGGAAAACCTGGTCGCCTGAGGTAATAATCAATGAACCGATTTCATCGATACTTTTCTCGGGAACTCTAATGGTAATATCCTGCATTTCGCCATTGCTTTCCAGTTCGCCGGCATCTTTGCCCTGCAACTGATCCTGCATTTGCGTAATTACACTGCTGATATCGATGTTATACATTCCGGCACGCATGCGGTCGACATGAATTTCAACTTCAGGCGCACCATCTTCAATCGATGTTTGAATATTGAACAGTCCGTTAACACCCTGCATTTTTTCTTTAACCTGGTTAACAACACGCTCAATTTCGTCCAATTCTACACCACGAACCTCAACTATAACGGGTGCTTCGTCGGTTCCAAGAATCGACTGAAGTGCACTTTCCTCCTGAGAGAAACTAACTTCAAGCCCCTCAATATTAGCCGTTAACTGGTCGAGTGTTTTTACAATACTTTCGGTTGAGATGGTTGATTCGGGTTTAAGAATAACCTTTAATTCAGCCGTATTTTCACCTTCAAAAACAGCATTTTGGTCGCCCGACATACTTGACGACGGACCGGCCTGTGCATAGATTTTATCTAAATTATCGCCCAGGTAATCCATTAAAATACCTTCCAGGTTTCTCACTGTCGATTCTGTGCGCTCCAGTTCTGTACCTTCCTGCAATTTCAGGTTAACGGTAAGTTCATGCGTTTGCGTTTTTGGCATAAACTCGGTACCAATGTGCGGTATCAACAATCCGGCTCCACCAATGGCTAAGGTTGTAATTATTATCACCACCCATTTTGCATCAAGTACTTTTGATAAGAAACGGCCATACCCCCCTACTCTTACCGATTTTGATTTTAAAGGAGCGGTCCTGTTTCGGTAAAAACGGTGGTACATCATCGGGATTAAAAAGATCGCTACTACCAACGACGAAAGCAGCGAAAATGCAACCGTCCAGGCCTGATCTTTAAACAACTCGCCTGAAGCACCGTGCAAATAAACAATAGGCAGGAAAACGATAATGGTGGTAAGTGTTGATGCTGTAATTGCCCCGCCAACCTCGGCAGTTCCGTTTATTGCCGCATCTTTTACACTCATGCCGTTTTCGTGGTTTCGGAATATATTCTCCAAAACCACAATCGCATTATCAACCAACATACCCGCACCTAAGGCGAGCCCTCCCAATGTCATAATATTTATGGTGAGATGGTTGAAATACATCAGGTTGAAAGTGGCAATAATAGAAATTGGAATAGCAACACTTACAATCAGTGTAGTTCCGAAACGACGAAGGAAAACAAATAAAACCACCACTGCCAGCAAAATACCCAGCAAAGCTGTATCCTGCACTTCGCCAATGGCACTGCTGATAAAGCGGCCCTGGTTGGTTACACCAATCAATTCGTAGCCGGGAAGTGCTTTTTCAATATTTACCAATGCCTCGTTGATTTGATCAACCGCATTTACAGTATTGAATTTGGTTTCTTTGTAAATCGAGAGTCCTAAACAGCGTTCGCCGTTTATATGAACAATGTTTGTTGGTTCTTTATTGCCGATAGAAACTGCTGCAATATCTTTTAAATAAACCGGAGCCATTGAGCCCTGGTTTTGATTGGCGTTTGTTTCGCTGCTGCTAACAGCTTTGTAACCCACAATCAGGTTTTCAAAATCCTCTACCGTTTGCAACATCGATACACCCTTTACAATGTATTGTGTGCCCATGTCGGTGATTTGCCCACCTGAAACGTTGCGGTTAAAATTCTGGATGCGCGATGCCACTTCGTCCATGGAAAGCCCCTGCGCATCGAGCCGGTAAATATCGGTTTCAATAATAATTTCACTTTCTTCCTGGCCCGACAGTTCAACTTCGGCAACACCTTCCAAACGAACCAATTCGTTTCTCACGTAGTTTTCAGCTACTTTTCGCAGCTCGTTCATGTTGGTAATTTCGTTGTGCTTCAGCCCAATTATCATTACCGGGGTTGTGTTCGGATCGTGTTGAGTGATCTGAAGTTCGTCAATATCGGAATTCTGGGTAAGCGTATTCAAGGCCTTTTGCAGGTCGAGAAAAGCTTCATCCATATCTTTATTCCAGGCGTATTCTACGGTTATTTGTGCCGATCCTACCCTTGATGAAGAAGTTACCTGCACCACGTCGGACTGGCGAATGGCAAGCGCTTCAATGTTTTCAACAAACTGCTGCTCCATTTCTTCCGGAGGGCGCTCACCCGAAGTCACTTCCACAAAAATGCGTGGTGAATTCAGATCGGGAAACAGGTCGACCCCCAATTTATCGTACGAAATGTAGCCCAGCAATAAAACGCCAAGCACCACCATTAAAACGGTAACCGGGTAATCGACAGAAAATTGCGTTAATTTTTTCATAATATATAGTTAGAAGCACGAAGCACGAAGCTGGAAGTTCTTCACTTCCGGCTTCCAGCTTCCGACTTATTATAATATCACTTTCACTTTTGAATTATCGCGGAGTGTTTCAAAACCTTTTATAATCAAACGGTCGTTCGGGCTAAGGCCTTCCAGTACTTCAATTTCATCCTGGTTTGCGATACCTGTTGTGATACGACGATCGTTGGCAGCGCTGTTACGCCCAACAATAAATACATATTTTCCGCGCGAACCGGTCATTATCACGTCTTTTGGGATAACAACGGCACTGTCTTTTTGTGCCGTAATAATGTTGGCTTTTATAAACATTCCCGGACGTAGTTTCAGCTCCGGATTGTCAATTTCGAGCTTACCTGCAAATGTGCGCGTTTCGTCGCTGATAATGGGCGACAACTCGGTAACACGTCCGATTAGTGTATCTTCAGTAAGCGTATAATTTGTAATCATTACTTCCTGCCCGGTGGTAACTTCCGTAATGTTTTTCTCCGGCAAGTTAATCTCCACATACATTTTTTTGTAGTTCATCAGTCTAACCATACTTTCGCCGGCCGACACACGAACGCCTTGGGTGTAATAAGGCAGCGCAACGATAACTCCCGAGAAAGGAGCCACA
This genomic interval carries:
- a CDS encoding efflux RND transporter permease subunit, whose amino-acid sequence is MKFIINRKIFISMLFLGLTMLGYISYKQLPVELMPNAELPMLYVQIQSRIEVDPTYLENQAVIPVEGAIGTMEGIEDMESSINNRSASIQVNFKQNVNFKYTFLKLQEKIDLIAGELDDNFIVTVNRVDLDQLSNQFMELQIRGSGGVDRVRNIVDQEVTSQMENIDGVASVSVFGGKERSIEVTYDAGACEAYGITPAQIQSAISGNSTNRTFTGYLHDAQKQYFVHVTAEYDKVSDIENIVVADGPIYLKDVANVFFGVKEETSISRINGLDAVSMSLVSDSQANLIELSHNVQEEIAELNRKLAAKDVQIVVQTNLADTMEKNIDQIIDLALVGGLLAIFVLWMFLKNLRIVSFIALAIPISVFTAFNLFYAFNISLNSLTLVGLVLAIGMLLDNSIVVLENIYRLSGNKMSPEQSVTQGTKEVWRSIVAATLTTVTVFLPFVFSTDYMVKLLGNHVGVSIISTLIVSLFVALLLIPMAAHLLLRKKRQHNVFYEKVTTNNRIIQIYILLLKASMRVPARTIIGALVFFFLTVFIVLAISVTNLQEVEEEQFNIYVTMPTGTTLEATDKVVADVESRLEDIAERQDLSANIEAEEAILTFILREDYKDINDRTIAEIKKDVEDRIRNISQGEIGLEAPTSSARFRGGGGGGGRSGTQGFQQFMGIGSDQERVVIKGENFEVMKGVAEDLLYYIEDLETIRRANISVSNNRPEVHMYFNQMLLTEYGISLQNITSELGTFTSQFTSGVNFKQGTEEYEIVIKEKLPDGVEEEDNTKGIEDLRRLQVSNNQGATYDMDELADLVYAEGMARITRVNQEKQIELTYSFVDEASDSKDLLEAYRLEIDDIIGAYKLPSGVAVEVIHEEDQYAEFKFLIAAAFILILMILASVFESVSTPFVLIFSIPLAAIGSFLALIFTGNSLFNANTLMGFIILIGVVVNNGIILIDYTNILRKRGYRKSRALMAAGLSRVRPILITAITTIVALFPLAMGQAEYVGAIGAPFAITVIGGLALSTLLTLVFIPTLYAGMENALDWIKSLHLGLKLGMLTVFILGAVLVYLKVDSFVWQLLDFILLVVLVPGVVAFTMTSLRQASEKVVDENEPIRIKVRRLVKIYDRDSRFVREWKSGLRIRERAGLTKDYKHLRDFSDLVWQIPLFIFVAYFTFFYIDSHIWMWVLSHGVFFFLFLLRVPLNQVLINKHEATGKAFYLKLNKWIYNILLWIVPLVFLLYFYKDWDNLGMVIFIAIIWYILLVFYATAEYIHNKDVNIARIEGRFGGLRRGYFNMVRQIPVIGKRKKPFRALNGVSLEIKTGMFGLLGPNGAGKSTMMRIITGVLEQSYGKIWINGMDTQKYREELQGLIGYLPQAFGTYENMSAWEFLDYQAILKGIKDTKTREDRLEYVLKSVHMWERRTDKIGAFSGGMKQRIGIAQILLNLPRILVVDEPTAGLDPRERIRFRNLLVELSRERIVIFSTHIIEDISSSCNQVAVINRGNLKYFGTPNDMVNMGNNFVWQFSVPAKEFDNMANKQMIVHHMRDGENIKMRCLAKEKPSPDAVNVLPNLEDAYLCLLKDFV
- a CDS encoding GxxExxY protein gives rise to the protein MQIDYKYSDLTEAIIKCFYKVYTELGYGFLEKVYHNALLIELQNEELKVESQKPIKVSYQGDVVGEYYADIIVEDVVILELKATENVTEAHEFQLINYLKATDIEVGLLLNFGKKPQVKRKVFTN
- a CDS encoding efflux RND transporter permease subunit; translated protein: MKKLTQFSVDYPVTVLMVVLGVLLLGYISYDKLGVDLFPDLNSPRIFVEVTSGERPPEEMEQQFVENIEALAIRQSDVVQVTSSSRVGSAQITVEYAWNKDMDEAFLDLQKALNTLTQNSDIDELQITQHDPNTTPVMIIGLKHNEITNMNELRKVAENYVRNELVRLEGVAEVELSGQEESEIIIETDIYRLDAQGLSMDEVASRIQNFNRNVSGGQITDMGTQYIVKGVSMLQTVEDFENLIVGYKAVSSSETNANQNQGSMAPVYLKDIAAVSIGNKEPTNIVHINGERCLGLSIYKETKFNTVNAVDQINEALVNIEKALPGYELIGVTNQGRFISSAIGEVQDTALLGILLAVVVLFVFLRRFGTTLIVSVAIPISIIATFNLMYFNHLTINIMTLGGLALGAGMLVDNAIVVLENIFRNHENGMSVKDAAINGTAEVGGAITASTLTTIIVFLPIVYLHGASGELFKDQAWTVAFSLLSSLVVAIFLIPMMYHRFYRNRTAPLKSKSVRVGGYGRFLSKVLDAKWVVIIITTLAIGGAGLLIPHIGTEFMPKTQTHELTVNLKLQEGTELERTESTVRNLEGILMDYLGDNLDKIYAQAGPSSSMSGDQNAVFEGENTAELKVILKPESTISTESIVKTLDQLTANIEGLEVSFSQEESALQSILGTDEAPVIVEVRGVELDEIERVVNQVKEKMQGVNGLFNIQTSIEDGAPEVEIHVDRMRAGMYNIDISSVITQMQDQLQGKDAGELESNGEMQDITIRVPEKSIDEIGSLIITSGDQVFRLSEIADISYGVSPKEIFRRNQNRIGKVTAQLEDGIPLDHVANDIRLQTASIDLLPDYRIMVTGEEEKRQESLTNLTFALLLSIVLVYMVLASQFESLIHPFTILLTIPLAVVGSVLVFFILGKTFNIMAIIGVIMLVGIAVNDSIILVDRINQLIREGVERKQAILQAGQQRIRPIVMTSLTTILALLPLTVGFGESASLRSPMALAVVGGLVTSTLLTLIVIPCVYDVLDRVRSVFVKEN
- a CDS encoding efflux RND transporter periplasmic adaptor subunit, which gives rise to MKHIKLLILLGVVVAAISCNNQTGSESTELAVPVSVENIKLKSIQQFVSTTGSAKAVDETELSSEIEGNYILQTNPRTGRKFQLGDRVEKGQVIVKLENAEYLNGLNIESTKLNLEISEQEYEKQKSLYEKGGVTLLEMRNSEVSMISARNNYESSEIQLAKMQVVAPFSGVIVALPYYTQGVRVSAGESMVRLMNYKKMYVEINLPEKNITEVTTGQEVMITNYTLTEDTLIGRVTELSPIISDETRTFAGKLEIDNPELKLRPGMFIKANIITAQKDSAVVIPKDVIMTGSRGKYVFIVGRNSAANDRRITTGIANQDEIEVLEGLSPNDRLIIKGFETLRDNSKVKVIL